A stretch of the Streptosporangium sp. NBC_01755 genome encodes the following:
- the alc gene encoding allantoicase, whose translation MTEFTALPDLALRTLGGSVISANDESFAERESLIRPGRPGFRPHTFGAKGQVYDGWETRRRREPGHDWALVRLGMPGVVRGVVIDTAWFKGNYPPHASVEGAEVEGYPTVAELEAAHWVEIVPRSDLNGDAEHFFEVSGEHRYTHVRLNMFPDGGIARLRVHGEVRPDLSVYEGLGLDLAALENGALVTACSNEFYSSPNNAIFPGLARHQAEGWETARRRDGGNDWLVIRLAGPGIVRLAEIDTTNLVFNAPAEVSVTGSTDGATWFPLLPRTRLLPDTRHRFRITDAPEAGYARVDIHPDGGLARIRLHGLLSGG comes from the coding sequence TTGACCGAGTTCACCGCACTGCCCGACCTCGCCCTGCGCACCCTCGGCGGCTCGGTGATCTCGGCCAACGACGAGTCCTTCGCCGAGAGGGAGAGCCTCATCCGGCCGGGCCGCCCCGGCTTCCGGCCGCACACCTTCGGCGCCAAGGGGCAGGTCTACGACGGCTGGGAGACCCGCAGGCGGCGCGAGCCCGGCCACGACTGGGCACTGGTCCGGCTCGGCATGCCCGGGGTGGTCCGGGGGGTCGTGATCGACACCGCCTGGTTCAAGGGCAACTACCCGCCACACGCATCCGTAGAGGGGGCCGAGGTCGAGGGCTACCCGACGGTCGCCGAGCTGGAGGCGGCCCACTGGGTGGAGATCGTACCCAGGAGCGACCTCAATGGGGACGCCGAGCACTTCTTCGAGGTGTCCGGCGAGCACCGCTACACCCACGTGCGGCTGAACATGTTCCCCGACGGGGGCATCGCCCGGCTGCGGGTGCACGGCGAGGTCAGGCCCGACCTGTCGGTGTACGAGGGACTCGGCCTGGACCTGGCCGCGCTGGAGAACGGCGCGCTCGTCACCGCCTGCTCCAACGAGTTCTACTCCTCGCCCAACAACGCCATCTTTCCTGGCCTCGCCCGCCACCAGGCCGAGGGCTGGGAGACCGCCCGCCGCCGCGACGGTGGCAACGACTGGCTGGTGATCCGCCTGGCGGGTCCCGGGATCGTCAGGCTCGCCGAGATCGACACCACCAACCTGGTGTTCAACGCTCCCGCCGAGGTCTCCGTCACGGGCAGCACGGACGGCGCCACCTGGTTCCCGCTGCTGCCCAGGACCCGCCTGCTGCCCGACACCCGGCACCGCTTCCGCATCACCGACGCGCCCGAGGCCGGGTACGCCAGGGTGGACATCCACCCCGACGGCGGCCTCGCCAGGATCCGCCTGCACGGTCTCCTCAGCGGAGGCTGA
- the allB gene encoding allantoinase AllB, which translates to MSARAEDVPDLVIRSRRAVLPGGEGPAVVAVRDGKIVGVRAHDAELNDAELNAAEQVDLGDVALLPGLVDTHVHVNEPGRTHWEGFASATRAAAAGGVTTIVDMPLNSLPPTVNVDALAVKRNAAEGQCAVDVAFWGGAIPGNVGDLRALHEAGVRGFKCFLSPSGVEEFPPLDTDGLRAAMVEIASFDGLLVVHAEDPALLADPVGPRYPEFLDSRPGEAERRAVERVAALAEETGVRAHILHVSSALCLEPLARARREGIRLTAETCPHYLTLVAEEVPEGATQFKCCPPIRAAANRDELWRGLADGVLGCVVSDHSPSTPDLKVPDFAAAWGGISSLQLGLTAIWTEAARRGHGLGDVVRWMATRPAELAGLHGKGAIVEGADADLVAFDTDAVHTVDVSRLHHRNPVTPYHGRTLTGVVRTTWLRGRTVGKESRGVLR; encoded by the coding sequence ATGAGTGCGAGGGCTGAGGACGTGCCGGATCTGGTCATCCGGTCCCGCCGGGCCGTGCTGCCCGGAGGAGAGGGCCCGGCGGTCGTCGCCGTACGGGACGGGAAGATCGTCGGGGTGCGCGCCCACGACGCGGAGCTGAACGACGCCGAGCTGAATGCCGCTGAGCAGGTCGACCTCGGCGACGTCGCGCTGCTGCCGGGCCTCGTCGACACCCATGTGCACGTCAACGAGCCCGGCCGGACCCACTGGGAGGGTTTCGCCTCCGCCACCCGGGCCGCCGCGGCGGGCGGGGTGACCACGATCGTGGACATGCCGCTCAACTCGCTGCCGCCGACCGTGAACGTGGACGCCCTGGCCGTGAAGAGGAACGCCGCGGAGGGGCAGTGCGCGGTGGACGTCGCCTTCTGGGGCGGGGCGATCCCCGGCAACGTCGGGGACCTGAGGGCGCTGCACGAGGCGGGTGTGCGCGGGTTCAAGTGCTTCCTGTCCCCGTCGGGTGTGGAGGAGTTCCCGCCGCTGGACACGGACGGGCTGCGGGCGGCCATGGTGGAGATCGCCTCCTTTGACGGCCTGCTGGTCGTCCACGCCGAGGATCCCGCGCTGCTCGCCGACCCGGTGGGGCCGCGATACCCGGAGTTCCTCGACTCCCGCCCCGGAGAGGCCGAGCGCCGTGCCGTCGAGCGGGTCGCCGCGCTGGCGGAGGAGACCGGGGTGCGGGCGCACATCCTGCACGTGTCGTCCGCGCTCTGCCTGGAACCGCTGGCCAGGGCCAGGCGGGAGGGGATCAGGCTCACCGCGGAGACCTGCCCGCACTACCTCACACTGGTGGCCGAGGAGGTGCCCGAGGGCGCCACCCAGTTCAAGTGCTGCCCGCCGATCCGTGCCGCGGCCAACCGCGACGAGCTGTGGCGCGGGCTCGCCGACGGGGTGCTCGGCTGCGTTGTCTCCGACCACTCGCCCTCCACCCCCGACCTGAAGGTGCCCGACTTCGCCGCCGCCTGGGGCGGGATCTCCTCCCTCCAGCTCGGCCTGACCGCGATCTGGACCGAGGCGGCGCGGCGCGGGCACGGCCTGGGCGACGTGGTGCGCTGGATGGCCACCCGCCCGGCCGAGCTGGCCGGGCTGCACGGCAAGGGCGCCATCGTCGAGGGCGCCGACGCGGACCTGGTCGCCTTCGACACCGACGCCGTCCACACCGTGGACGTCTCCAGGCTGCACCACAGGAATCCGGTCACGCCCTATCACGGCAGGACGCTCACGGGTGTGGTCCGTACGACCTGGCTGCGCGGCCGGACCGTGGGGAAGGAGTCCAGGGGCGTCCTCCGGTAG
- the thiO gene encoding glycine oxidase ThiO, with protein MADHFDLLVVGGGVIGLSVAWRAAGRGLRVAVADPAPASGASHAAAGMLAPVSEVTYTEEPLLRLGLASLARWPAFAAELADAGGHDLDYRTDGTLDVAFGSDDLAALDDLAAFAAKLGLPAERLTGRECRRLEPMLAPAVRGGLLAGGDAWVDPRRVTTALLAALERAGGALVRARVTELLTAAGAVTGVGLATGESVGAEKVILAAGAWSGSLPGMPPEALPPVRPVKGQIMRLRSPTPILRRCVRGVVHGSNVYLVPRGDGEIVLGATQEEMGFDTRVTAGGLWELLRDARELVPGVTELEVAEVAAGLRPGTPDNLPLVGPTIVPGLHMATGHHRGGVLLAPLTADLCSGETDPELSPICSPLRFQEHPQQELS; from the coding sequence ATGGCGGACCATTTCGACCTCCTCGTCGTCGGCGGGGGGGTGATCGGGCTGTCGGTGGCCTGGCGTGCCGCCGGCCGGGGCCTGAGGGTGGCGGTGGCCGACCCCGCGCCCGCCTCCGGCGCCTCGCACGCGGCGGCCGGCATGCTGGCCCCGGTCAGCGAGGTCACCTACACCGAGGAGCCGCTCCTGCGGCTGGGCCTGGCCTCCCTGGCCCGCTGGCCCGCCTTCGCCGCCGAACTGGCGGACGCCGGCGGGCACGACCTCGACTACCGCACCGACGGCACCCTCGACGTCGCCTTCGGCTCGGACGACCTGGCCGCGCTGGACGACCTCGCCGCCTTCGCCGCCAAGCTGGGGTTGCCCGCCGAGCGGCTCACCGGCCGCGAGTGCCGCCGCCTGGAACCCATGCTGGCCCCCGCTGTCCGCGGCGGTCTGCTGGCGGGCGGCGACGCCTGGGTGGACCCCAGGAGGGTCACCACCGCACTCCTCGCCGCCCTGGAGCGGGCGGGCGGTGCCCTGGTGCGCGCCCGCGTGACCGAGCTGCTCACGGCCGCCGGAGCGGTCACCGGGGTAGGGCTGGCGACCGGCGAGAGCGTCGGGGCCGAGAAGGTGATCCTCGCCGCCGGGGCCTGGTCGGGCTCCCTGCCGGGAATGCCGCCCGAGGCACTTCCCCCGGTGCGTCCGGTCAAGGGCCAGATCATGCGGCTGCGCTCCCCCACGCCGATCCTGCGGCGATGCGTGCGCGGGGTCGTGCACGGTTCGAACGTCTACCTGGTGCCACGCGGCGACGGCGAGATCGTCCTCGGCGCCACGCAGGAGGAGATGGGCTTCGACACCCGCGTCACCGCCGGTGGGCTGTGGGAGCTGCTGCGCGACGCGCGGGAGCTCGTCCCCGGCGTGACCGAGCTGGAGGTGGCCGAGGTCGCCGCGGGACTGCGCCCCGGCACCCCGGACAACCTGCCGCTGGTCGGTCCCACGATCGTGCCCGGCCTCCATATGGCCACCGGACACCACCGGGGCGGGGTACTCCTCGCCCCGCTCACCGCCGACCTCTGCTCGGGCGAGACCGACCCCGAGCTCTCCCCGATCTGCTCACCCCTCCGCTTCCAGGAGCACCCACAGCAGGAGCTGTCATGA
- the thiS gene encoding sulfur carrier protein ThiS, whose translation MNVTINGAAHELPSGATVAQAVQRLTGMRSGVAVAVNDEVVSRGAWEATALAEADRVEVLTAVQGG comes from the coding sequence ATGAACGTGACCATCAACGGCGCCGCGCACGAGTTGCCCTCGGGGGCGACCGTCGCGCAGGCCGTGCAGCGGCTGACCGGCATGCGGAGCGGGGTGGCCGTCGCGGTGAACGACGAAGTCGTCTCGCGCGGCGCCTGGGAGGCCACCGCGCTGGCGGAGGCCGACCGGGTCGAGGTGCTCACCGCGGTTCAGGGAGGGTGA
- the pknB gene encoding Stk1 family PASTA domain-containing Ser/Thr kinase, which produces MDTTLTDPLVGKLLDGRYRVESRIARGGMATVYLALDIRLDRTVAVKVMHRSLAEDPAFVRRFIGEAKSVASLSHPNVVHVFDQGTDGDNVYLSMEYVPGRTLRDVLRERGRLPAREALEVMIPVLAALGAAHQSGLVHRDVKPENVLLADDGRVKVVDFGLARAIEATNQTRTGVMIGTIGYMSPEQVTAGAADARSDVYAAGIMLFELLTGRQPYEGDTPMSVAYRHVHDTVPVPSALLPGSSPLLDTLVARATARDPASRPADATALLVAAVDAHRMLPRESGPVQSVPVGPPHAHETVVSAPPAPANHTLIQPRVELLTSPVGDQPPPAPKARKMSGARWFLLALAVVMVIAVGVTGWLFSQNTTIVVPSTLVGKNITVATSEARQRGFTVEEGEPKHDEKVPKGNVLSTDPVAGTEAEPGSKLTLIASAGPKRVAVPNVVGMTDPQARSRLAEASLLVGKVRKQPSETVPRGQVMRTVPAVGNPVKEGSKVDLVVSAGLLMPDVRGMPRDQADGVLRGAGFAPEFVEQTDAAQPCTVIAQDPQPKAEVDKGAVVRLTLSQCAAEWHWPWENNGEAPPGDGGNVVVIPNIVFKDFRAARDELRAAGVTVKLRRTLGKGTVLAQVPPAGQAVPPGTEVTIWY; this is translated from the coding sequence GTGGACACGACGCTTACGGACCCCCTGGTCGGGAAACTCCTCGACGGGCGTTACCGCGTCGAGTCCCGGATCGCCCGGGGCGGGATGGCGACCGTCTATCTGGCCCTGGACATCCGGCTCGACCGCACAGTCGCCGTGAAGGTGATGCACCGCTCTCTCGCCGAGGACCCCGCCTTCGTACGGCGCTTCATCGGCGAGGCCAAATCAGTGGCGAGCCTGTCGCATCCCAACGTGGTGCACGTCTTCGACCAGGGCACGGACGGTGACAACGTCTACCTCTCGATGGAGTACGTGCCGGGCCGGACCCTGCGCGACGTACTCCGCGAGCGGGGTAGGCTGCCCGCCCGCGAGGCACTGGAAGTCATGATCCCGGTGCTCGCCGCGCTGGGCGCCGCCCACCAGTCGGGCCTGGTCCACCGGGACGTCAAACCGGAGAACGTGCTGCTCGCCGACGACGGCCGGGTCAAGGTGGTGGACTTCGGCCTGGCCCGCGCGATCGAGGCGACCAACCAGACGCGCACCGGTGTCATGATCGGCACCATCGGCTACATGTCCCCCGAGCAGGTGACCGCAGGGGCCGCCGACGCCCGCAGCGACGTCTACGCGGCCGGCATCATGCTGTTCGAGCTCCTGACCGGCCGCCAGCCGTACGAGGGCGACACCCCGATGTCGGTGGCCTACCGGCACGTGCACGACACGGTGCCCGTACCCTCCGCGCTGCTCCCCGGCTCTTCCCCGCTGCTCGACACCCTGGTGGCCAGGGCGACGGCCCGCGATCCCGCGAGCCGTCCCGCGGACGCCACCGCGCTGCTGGTCGCCGCCGTCGACGCGCACCGGATGCTGCCCAGGGAGAGCGGCCCGGTGCAGTCCGTCCCCGTCGGGCCGCCGCACGCCCACGAGACGGTCGTGTCCGCGCCGCCCGCCCCGGCCAACCACACGCTGATCCAGCCCCGCGTCGAACTGCTCACCAGCCCGGTGGGCGATCAGCCCCCGCCCGCTCCCAAGGCGCGCAAGATGTCCGGCGCCCGCTGGTTCCTGCTCGCGCTGGCCGTGGTCATGGTGATCGCGGTGGGGGTGACCGGCTGGCTGTTCTCGCAGAACACCACCATCGTGGTGCCCTCCACCCTGGTGGGCAAGAACATCACGGTCGCCACCAGCGAGGCCAGGCAGCGCGGCTTCACCGTCGAGGAGGGCGAGCCCAAGCACGACGAGAAGGTGCCCAAGGGCAACGTGCTCAGTACCGACCCCGTGGCGGGCACCGAGGCCGAACCGGGGAGCAAGCTGACCCTGATCGCCTCGGCCGGCCCCAAGCGGGTCGCGGTGCCCAACGTGGTGGGCATGACCGACCCTCAGGCCAGGAGCAGGCTGGCGGAGGCCTCGCTCCTCGTCGGCAAGGTCAGGAAGCAGCCCAGCGAGACCGTGCCGCGCGGCCAGGTGATGCGGACCGTCCCCGCCGTGGGGAACCCGGTCAAGGAGGGCAGCAAGGTCGACCTGGTCGTGAGCGCGGGCCTGCTCATGCCGGACGTCAGGGGCATGCCCCGCGACCAGGCCGACGGGGTGCTGCGCGGGGCCGGATTCGCCCCCGAGTTCGTCGAGCAGACCGACGCCGCCCAGCCGTGCACGGTCATCGCCCAGGATCCTCAGCCCAAGGCCGAGGTCGACAAGGGCGCCGTGGTCCGGCTGACCCTTTCGCAGTGCGCCGCCGAGTGGCACTGGCCCTGGGAGAACAACGGTGAGGCACCTCCCGGCGACGGCGGAAACGTCGTGGTGATCCCGAACATCGTCTTCAAGGACTTCAGGGCTGCGCGCGACGAGCTGCGCGCCGCGGGGGTCACGGTGAAGCTGAGGCGGACCCTGGGCAAGGGCACGGTGCTGGCCCAGGTCCCGCCGGCCGGCCAGGCGGTCCCGCCCGGCACCGAGGTCACCATCTGGTACTGA
- a CDS encoding thiazole synthase: MADDLLIGGEKFSSRLIMGTGGAPSLEILDAALAASGTELTTVAMRRLDPAARGSVLDVLRRRDIKVLPNTAGCFTAGEAVLTARLAREALETDWVKLEVIADERTLLPDPIETFDAAERLVADGFVVLPYIGDDPVLARRLEQAGCAAVMPLGAPIGSGLGIRNPHNIELIVEFANVPVILDAGIGTASDAALAMELGCDAVLLATAVTRARRPELMAQAMRAAVSAGRAAHLAGRIPRRRYAEASSPLHR; this comes from the coding sequence ATGGCGGACGATCTGCTCATCGGCGGCGAGAAGTTCTCCTCACGTCTCATCATGGGCACCGGGGGCGCCCCGTCCCTGGAGATCCTCGACGCGGCGCTCGCCGCGTCGGGGACCGAGCTGACCACCGTCGCGATGCGGCGGCTCGACCCGGCCGCACGGGGCTCGGTGCTCGACGTGCTGCGCCGACGCGACATCAAGGTACTGCCGAACACCGCGGGCTGCTTCACCGCCGGGGAGGCCGTGCTGACCGCCAGGCTGGCCAGGGAGGCGCTGGAGACCGACTGGGTGAAGCTTGAGGTCATCGCCGACGAGCGCACCCTGCTGCCCGATCCCATCGAGACCTTCGACGCCGCCGAACGACTGGTCGCCGACGGGTTCGTGGTGCTGCCCTACATCGGCGACGACCCCGTGCTGGCACGCAGGCTGGAGCAGGCCGGCTGCGCGGCGGTGATGCCGCTGGGAGCCCCCATCGGTTCCGGGCTGGGCATCCGCAACCCGCACAACATCGAGCTGATCGTGGAGTTCGCGAACGTGCCGGTGATCCTGGACGCTGGGATCGGCACGGCCAGCGACGCGGCACTGGCCATGGAGCTGGGCTGCGACGCGGTTCTGCTGGCCACCGCGGTCACCCGGGCGCGGCGCCCGGAGCTGATGGCTCAGGCGATGCGCGCGGCCGTTTCGGCGGGCCGGGCGGCCCACCTGGCCGGACGGATACCCCGGCGTCGCTACGCGGAGGCCTCCTCCCCTCTTCATCGATAG